In Juglans microcarpa x Juglans regia isolate MS1-56 chromosome 1S, Jm3101_v1.0, whole genome shotgun sequence, the genomic stretch GGTTGGATTACTGCCTGTAGTCATGGACCGTGAAGGGAGAATTAAAAATGCATGCAAGAAGATTGTGGAGTGCATAAATGCCATGTCTTTTGTAAACTTAGATGACCAACGGGTGCATTCTCTAGTGTTAATGAGAGAAATAGCACGTGGGGTTGTTGAAAATCGAGATAGAAAGGTAAGGGAGAGAAGTGAGTATGTGGAATTTATTTGGTTTATCACGCGAATCACTCTCATTAATTGTATTGTTGTTTTATAGGTAACAAAGAGTGATGTGACCAGGGCTTTGCACACTAGTATTGAGAATATTGTAAGCACTACTTGTACCATGGAAAGTTGTTTTACCTTTTTTCATCGTTACTTGATGATTGATTCAATAATGCCACGCAGGCTAATGCATGCAGGGATATCGTGTATAAGTTAAGTAAGATGTCATATAACGGCTTAGATGACCAACAGATTCATTCATTATTAAGGGTGAAGGAGATTGCGGGTAAACATGCTAAAGTTGCAAGTGTTGGGAGTGATTCGTGGATTAGAGAAAGCTTGGAAAGTGAGGAAATGCGACCAAGCAACATAGATGTTCTGGTTGGAGGTGCAGAAATTCTGATGATTGAAGGGTCTCAGGAGGTGGAAATTGCGGTGAGAAATGAAGATGGTCATAATGTGGTGCAGAAAAGGCCTGTGACTAGGGCAAAACGTGCCAGCGATAATGATGTGCAAGATAGAGAGGCACAAACGAAAATGTCTAAACATGAGTCATTAGAGGGGGAAGCTCAGTTAAGAAATGATGATGCTGAAAATCAGGTGCAGGGGATTTCATCACGACCACTGCTTCTGCAGTCTCTTATCTGGCCTCCAGATGACCGCATTACCTTAGGTTGGATTCAAAATATGACATCCATCCTTAAGCAGTTATCACAGGATAACACCCCCTCCGAGTTTCATGCTATAATGCCAATCACTGTGGTGGATAAACTGATTGATAATGCTTCAAGTATCTTTTCCAAAGAATTAAACTGTGTGAAGATTGATTGTCAAAGAGAGGATTCGAAAGTTGTTGTAGTGGGTGACCTTCATGGACAGTTCCATGATTTGCTCTATCTCCTTGAAAATGCGGGTTTGCCTTCCGAGAATCAGTTTTATGTACTCAATGGTAACTATGTAGATATAGGGGCATGGGTTTGGAGGTATTTTTGCTCTTATTGGCTTGGAAGGTATGATGAAGTTAATGACTATTTAAAATGGTAGTGGTTGtctgtttctttgatttccgtttctgttctaaaaaaaaaaaaaaaattatattttactattgGCTGTAAGCTGTTAAATGAGTTGGACAAATATCTTTGCATTGCTTATTCTGTCTTGCCTCATCTCAATAATTGATTGAAAATGGTTTAGCTGTTTTTTCGTCAAAGAAATAAGCACTAGTACTGATTCTATTGCTTATTTATCtttcagttttcatttttaACTTGTTGATAATTAGGTCTTGATGCCTCATAGAGTATATTTGCTCCGTGGGAATCATGAGTCAAAAGAATGCACATTGGCATATGGTTTTGAGAAGGAGGTGAAGACCAAATTTGGTGATCAAGGTGAATATGTCTACAATAAATGTCTGGATTGCTTTAAAGAACTCCCTTTGGCTTCAGTTATAGCTGGGTCTGTTTATACCACACACGGAGGGCTTTTCCGCAGTACACACTTTGCCTATTCTCGAAGGTCTAGAAGAAAAAGGACACAGAGGCTAGAACTTGGCTCTTTGGAAGAGTTATCCGAGGTTAAGAGATCTCTAATAGATGCTCCAATTGAGGGCTCGAATATAATATTAGCTGATGTGCTATGGTCAGATCCATCACACAGACAGGGTCTGAGTAAAAATAAAGCTCGAGGACGGGGTTTATGGTGGGGTTGTGATTACACTGAGGCTTTCTTGAAAATGTCCAAGTTAAAGGTAGGACTTGTCTATATCTTATTTCGCTACAACGGAACTCATTTTAGATGTTCTATCTGTATGAAACAAATATCACATATTTTCTGATTTATCTTATtattgcatctctctctctctctctctctctctctctagtatTGGATTATGCCTTTCTTTCCAAGCTTAGTGTTACTAGTGATGACACACTTAAATGGTCCCAGCTCAacaaattgttgagattttttctCAAATCTAAGTAAGGTTAAAGTTAAGACTGTTCTTCTGGAAGGAATTTTAGACCAAGATTCTGATAAATTGGCAGAAATAAATCCACTTGGTTTAGGACTTGGTGCAACCCAAAGTCATCATTCTCTTTGCTTTGTAGGGAGTGAAGTAAAGATAACTCTAGCAATATAGACCTGGCCTGTTTTCCATTCATTCTTTTATAAGGATGCTGGGCATTTCAAGGTTATGTcggataaaataaaagtatcaGGGTATTAAATGCTTTGAGTGTTCTTTTGGTTGGGACATTTATTTCTGCTAAAATTGCACCACTTACAATGATGAGCTGCTCAGAATTTTCAACACTAATAACACATACAATCGTGAGTACCTATTAGGCACTaagcaaatattttataaattgccAGCCACTCACTAAACTTAGGTCTTGGTTCAATTTTCTTGCTTTAGCTCTCATGTCTCCTTGTTTCGCACATGGAAAGAGACTAACATATAGACTTTGTGATGCTTGTATAACACTATCTTTTGTCTCTACTGTAGTTGATCATTAGATCACATGAAGGCCCTGATGTGAGGTCTGGTCAGTGTCATCTTGGTGATATGCTAAGTGGGTACAGCATGGATCATGATGTAGGTTCAGGGAAGCTATATACCCTGTTTAGTGCTCCAGATTATCCGCAGGTTGAGGTTCCTATCTCTagcttccatttttcttgtattattgATCCTGTGAGTAACATTCCATTGTCACATAGGGAGAACCTTTGCAACTAGCTacatattgtatttttttttttgctaaattACAAGCATGGTGTGTGTGGACGgtttacatttaaattgttttattctaatattatgCCCATATAGGGTGcttgaatttttataattaatcaatATTTGTCTGTCATCTAACTTTTCAATTGAGAAAGTAACTTTTGTAGTCTATAACCAGGACTAGAATTAGTGACTTTGACGTGGAAAGTaggatgaaaaattttatgtttgtCCAACTGGTTCCCGTGTTTAAGTTTATTTTACATGTAAAGTCCATCTTGTAGTCATGTTAAAACAAAGTTTGTCTCATATATTCATTTGGTGTCATTAATACCCAATTGCAGCAGTTGGTGAAAATCCAACACCTGCATGGTGGGTGGTGGGGGCCTATTCTCTAAATATAATGCATTATGAAGGCCTTGACATGTTGGATCTTGTCTGATACCCTTAACAAACAATGTGAATGGACTTCCTTAACTAATATAACTTACAATTGCAATTGTGCTAAAACCATAGGGATATTGCAACAGTTAGTAGGCCGTTTGATTAAATCAGTCTGTCAAGATTGAGAGGCCTCGAACTCATATTAAcagaaaatgatgaatccaatgcacTCTTGGTCTGCTCTTTTGGTGTTCTTACCTAACAATTTTTAAACTACATTCAACTATTCATTCCCATAATTTCTCATATGTTGCTTATTGCTAGTTTGCTAGTTTTTGTGTATTCTACAGCGTGCATTACTAATGACAACTACTACATAAGctgtaatattttttggtttagCACAGGAGTCGTATCCTATCTCATCCAACTACTTGTGTATCTTGCAGTTCGGTAGAAAGATGTATGCCAATGAAGGAGCGTATGCGGTACTTAGGTCACCTAATTTTGAGATTCCTTCCTTCCACTCATTCAAAGCTGTAGAAAGACCAAAGGCATGGAATCCAACCATTTAAGAACATGTGTACTTACAAGACACCATTTCTTTCTCAAGTGAGGaggcaagaagaaaaaaatgagggaCAAGGAATTACAAatgggaaaaaatatatttatattacagAAAATAATGCAATAATTATAGACGGAAACTTTGCCTCTTGGGAGGCTTGATTTGGGCCTATTGCACGCTGATATGTTTTCATGCTCAATGTGCATCTTTTAGTATGAGGAAATGACcaattaaaactttttaaaggtTCTTCCTACTTGAGCATATACAATTAACTGATGCAACTTGCTTTGCAGGCAGATCCTTTTGTCACTATTGACGATGAAGATAAGAAGGCATCATCTAATCATGAAGATGAGATAGCAACATCGGATGATGAAGATGAAAGATATTTAGTTGAACAAGATCTCAGACCAATGGTAAGTTGTTATAGCTTCTTGAGGAAAATTAGCGcgcatttttattttgtttggttgtAAGTGAATATATGGTTCTGCGATTAACATGTATTGAGGCTTTTATTCTCTTAGTAGTTCATTATCActtttttgaaataatctttCCCTTCTTCCCTTGTTTAACAGAGATATTTGATAAACAGACATATTGGATTACCTAAAGCATGATTGTGTTATGTTAGAAGCACGAAGGGTAGGCTTTTATTTGAAAGTAGAAGTAATTAGGTTCCAGTGCTGTTTtaattaattgtacaattaaggACCGATCCCTGAAGACCTAACTACACCTTTTTGCTCGGGAGGAAAGCATCCAAAGTATTTTATCACCAAAGAGTTGGGTTTTTTaaaaatccatataaaaaatagGTTTATTTTCTGTGTCCAATTCTAGTGCGATCTGTTAGAAAAACTAACCAATCTCAAGGTTGGTAACTCTTGCTGTCACAGATACAGTTTGAATTTGAGAGGTTTTTCCTTGTTTATTTTGAGGGTCCATGGCCTTCAGGCATGATTATGGTGCCCCTAGCAGCTCTCTCCTTTTCAcctatgatattattttttgatcggaaataaaaatatatgttaaacACCAATGTTAGATTAATTAAATCATATGACGAAATGGACTTTCTTTGTTAATCAGCATGGAGAAACCTCAACTGCTGCCATCTCTCCATCGCAAGATTCTTCTCCAGTTGAGATGACTTCTGGGGTTGACTTCAAGGAGCTGGGCATTTCTAATCCCCCTTCTTGGAGTGTTCTGTTCCCTGATGACGCGGGTGGCACCGAGCTCGTTCAAGTTCCCCAGGTTCCTGAGGTGGAAGGACTGCCGCTGCCTCCCGGCATAGAGGTAATTGCGTCTGTTTTTATTACCCATACTATACACTCCATAAAAGGTCTAGACATAAGGTGTTTCACCGCAGGAGCCTCACAAATCTGCTTATGAGTACTCTTTCAAGCTTATTGCTGGCCTAAAGCATATGCTCCAGACAAGGGTGAGCTTTGTTcactttttatcttcttctgTTCGTCTCACTGGAGAAACTAAACCTGGTTTTCATGAGTAGGAAGCCGAGATTAACGGCCAAAAGAGGCGGCGACATGGCTAGGTCAGCTCCGGGGCAAAGGCAGTTGTGTCAAGCAGTGGCATGAAATGTCAGGCATCACCAGACTAAAGAATTTCTGGAAATGTAATTACATCACATGCCGATGAGTCTAAAGTACTAACTTGGCTTATTGATTCCCCAAAAGTCtttatttatgtaattaaacTTATTCAAACTAATTGATTTTGTATTTCTTATTCATTCAAATGGGTTACTAAGATCTTGTTTGtgtacttaaaaaaattctctcaattattttttcaaaaattttctgtCCAAGTATGgattaatctatttattaatCTCAATATtcgggaaaaaaataaaaattactttcaCAAAAAACCTAAAGAAATGCATCTCGTAATATTTTGGTTCCaagtattttgtaatatttccaagattttctcaaacaaacaaacatttaaaatttgttgtcacttttacaaattttttttttttcattggtcATTATTTACCTTCTCATATTttacactttatgaaaaatatctctatatcttataaaaaatatttttacactttacgaaaaagttataggtgtggagtgtgagagtgaatagtagttgatgcataataaatttttttaatttttaattttttttataataaatatgtaatgtttggatgataaatagaataattttaaaaaaaat encodes the following:
- the LOC121247032 gene encoding LOW QUALITY PROTEIN: serine/threonine-protein phosphatase 7-like (The sequence of the model RefSeq protein was modified relative to this genomic sequence to represent the inferred CDS: inserted 1 base in 1 codon): MDREGRIKNACKKIVECINAMSFVNLDDQRVHSLVLMREIARGVVENRDRKVTKSDVTRALHTSIENIANACRDIVYKLSKMSYNGLDDQQIHSLLRVKEIAGKHAKVASVGSDSWIRESLESEEMRPSNIDVLVGGAEILMIEGSQEVEIAVRNEDGHNVVQKRPVTRAKRASDNDVQDREAQTKMSKHESLEGEAQLRNDDAENQVQGISSRPLLLQSLIWPPDDRITLGWIQNMTSILKQLSQDNTPSEFHAIMPITVVDKLIDNASSIFSKELNCVKIDCQREDSKVVVVGDLHGQFHDLLYLLENAGLPSENQFYVLNGNYVDIGAWXLEVFLLLLAWKVLMPHRVYLLRGNHESKECTLAYGFEKEVKTKFGDQGEYVYNKCLDCFKELPLASVIAGSVYTTHGGLFRSTHFAYSRRSRRKRTQRLELGSLEELSEVKRSLIDAPIEGSNIILADVLWSDPSHRQGLSKNKARGRGLWWGCDYTEAFLKMSKLKLIIRSHEGPDVRSGQCHLGDMLSGYSMDHDVGSGKLYTLFSAPDYPQFGRKMYANEGAYAVLRSPNFEIPSFHSFKAVERPKADPFVTIDDEDKKASSNHEDEIATSDDEDERYLVEQDLRPMHGETSTAAISPSQDSSPVEMTSGVDFKELGISNPPSWSVLFPDDAGGTELVQVPQVPEVEGLPLPPGIEEPHKSAYEYSFKLIAGLKHMLQTREAEINGQKRRRHG